The genomic window AAACCTTGCATTTACAAAATAGTTGATAAAAATATTCCTCTGAATTGTACAAGAGGTGCATCGACCAATGATAAACATGCAAGACAGATGTTATTCTGACTTGGTTTCAGTCTCTCCAGCTGCAGGTACCTGTAAAATATGAATGTGTATTAATatccaaaataaactaaatttcATATGATTATTTTGATTAACTTATTTACCTCATTGTTTTTCCGTTCACCATTTTCTGAGGGTACAGAATCTTCTTTAGCTTCTTGATTGGCTTGTGGAGGATTTGCTTTAGCTCGGGTCTTGGTTTTTTTCTATAGAAGAAAGACAGCTCTATGGCATATTTCCAGAGACAAAATACATAATTTCTTTTAAATACAATTAAAACTCACTTGGGTAGTTGCTTTCTTTATTGGGATCTCATCGGTTTGTTTTGTCTGTCTCTGAGAAAGCAAAAGTAGAAGTCAGGCATTTGAACAAAAGCTTTATTTGAATAAAGAAACAATGCATTCACTTTGCACTTTACCTTCCTCAGTTGCATGAGAATCGGTGGTGGGGactgagaaaaagaaaaaaaagtttacaTAGGAAaaatgtacattctccccaaatTTTCATCAGCATTTCAGGAATATTTGCTACTGAATTTAGTGTATTTGGGTAAATTGCATTATGTGGGTTAAATTTTATTtgatgtggctgtgtgtattgttgtttctcacttagtatggctgtatggcaactcaaatttcactgtaccttaattggtacgtgacaattaaatcttgaatcttaataAGATACAAGAACTCTGTTGATTAATGCTCATTGGGAATTAAAATTGTACATCTCCATTTTCACGTTAACTCAAAGGGAAAATCACTTTGCTTTATTATGTCACGAAATACACAATTTTGCCTAAAAATACTTTTTCCATGAATTAAGCTCTGCTCTTTCATTCACGAATTCAATTCCACCCCTGtataacaaaaaaatattttttagttCTCAGTGAATGTTCGAAAGCTATATTCCCCGCTAAAGAAAACGCATCTTACCTTGTCTGCTACTGTATCAGACGTCTGCTAAATGAAGAAGATAAACATGTTAAAGGCATTACATTACTAAACTGCAACGTCATTAAATGGGGTGGGAAGAGACAAGGGAAAGATTTAAGCGTAGGATGGCAGTGTTGTGTTTGCAAACAGTGTGGGGATGCGAGAAACAGGCGcgtagagaggagggagggaggatgccGAGCGCAACAAGGGACGTAATGCGAATCCTTCCCGCCTATTTGTAACCTGCTGGACGAACTTCAGAACTCCGTGTTGCAGTCTCTCCCCTGCAAATGGTAACAGAACATTCGAGATCCCAAATGGAGCTGGGAATTTACAGGCAGGAGCATCGACAGCCGAACAAAAACACGGTTCTTAACCCCAAGCGCTTGCCCGTAAAAAAGCCCGCCTACAAAACGCCGcaaataaaacaaaacttttatttttttttaatctggggCGAGATGATTAATAAATGTCTGTTATGCATTTATAGAATTGCTTTGACCTTCCACGCAGAAGTAATGAAGTGGTCTTCATTTACGGGGTGCAATTTTCCACGTCTGCGTCTGGAAGGGGATCTCTCCATAGTTATAGACACTTTGCTATTTTAATCATGAACAACAAGGCTTTTTTTCTTctaaatatattatttttaaacCCAGTGCATTATTATATAACTACTATACTCCGTCACGGTACACTACAACATTCCGGACACAATCACACGCAGGAGCAAACACATAAATAATTTTCCCTCCCTTTTTAATCCACGTCCTTTCTACCAGAAAGGGAAATTTAAAAATTACTCACCTGTTTCCTGGGCATGTTTTGTTTTTGAGGGATTttctaaaaacaaattaaaataataatgcaAAATTTTAAATTGGGTTAAGCTAGAATGCAAGAGGATTGCACCGCTTAAACATCAATTTACTGAACCCCGGAATCGTATTGAACTACCTTGCTACAATGCAACTACTGCACGTTAATGCTGCCAAGCAAACTAGTTCGAACCAGATTTGTCCTCGCTCCGTCCTGCCGAACGTTCCGATGTGTCACCGCCTCCCATTGGCCGGATCCGCTTGTTATCGCGCATTCCGTCCGTAACGCACTGCCCTATTGGTCAGCTCGACGCATCTTCGCTCGCGGCTCCCCGGGAcccctattttttttaaagttcggtTGACTCGAGCGGGCAGAGCTCCCCAGGATCTTGCTGATTGGAGCTATCCTCTCACATGTCTTGCAGCCTAACAAAGGGACGAAGCGATGTAAATCTAAGTGTTTAGATGCATTAAATAAATGGCGTTGCATTGCATATATTTCCATGAGTTTTGTTTTTCTTGCCACCTGCTCTGCTGAAAAGGAAAGTCCCCCGCAAAGAGATTACATTGGAGTGGAATGGCTTCTATTTACTGTTGTCGTGGTCCTTCGGGGTGGGGTTATGATAGGAAACTTAAACATGGCGGAGAGCTGTGCGTGGTTGTTAGTGCTTGGCTCCGTTTTGCTATGTAGTCTGTTTAAGATGCTGCTCCCGACCCTTTCTTTGCTTGTAAGTATTTGTTTACGAATGTACAGCAACAGTAACTGTTCAGATGAAAGCATAAAAACGGCCACTGGACCTGTTAATAAAATGCGACCATTTCGAATTGTGCCAGTCCCCTTTCCTGCAGAAATATTTTGCTAAGACGATAAACGTAAAGCTTTGGAACGAGACACCTGATATATTATATCTTTTTTTATTCCATGGAAAAACAAACGAAAGAAATCCAAACAGAAATCCCTGTTAGTTCAGAAGGTGGCTGATAATTCTGCTGTACCGCAATTGGAACCAGAATTACcagattaaagtttttttttagggGAAGGTATGAAGTTGACCAAAATGAATTATTGTTGTGACCTGTTAAATGTAGTCCAAAACTGGGAGGGATGTTCGGGTGTTGCCTTGGATAATTGGGCAACTACCAACTGCAGTGGaaatatactttaaaaaaataagtacATATTTTTGTTAGCTGTAGCTTTTGGATACGTTATTCATGTTTGTTATTGATGTCGTCTAACATGAGTATCGTTGACTTATTTTATAGATAaagagttgtgggggggggggggggggggggacgttggCATAAAAACAACAAAGTGTAGatttttttcaatgtttttcAGATGTGAAGTCTGAAATAACTGCCAGATTCTTGTATGTTAGGTAATGCGTTAAACTGACTAATTAGCAACCTTTGAACTTGAAACCAAAGTTGTATATTGATGCCAAAGGGTAAATATTTTGGAAAGTTAACTTTAATCTTGAGTTTGCAGTGACGATAAAATAGATTATAATGGGAACTGATGTAATGTTCAGACAGCAATTTTTAAACTACTTGAAGAAAGGGGTTTGATtgttttaaaaatcaaattgggTGAATTAACAGTTTtgtgattgtattgtatttggtATAGAATTGTTGTTGATGCTTGGAGCAAATTTTTGCTTGGTGTTAGTGAAATAATTCTGAATGAAGAAAATTGTGATTTGACTTTGGTGTTTTCAAGATTGGTCAAACCACATTTAATTGTTTCTTTATGTATCAAGAACCTGGCAATATTGTTGCAGCAGAAAGTTTCCGTAAGTGGGTTTGAAATGCTTAATGGAGAATTTTCACATGTGTAAGTGCCCACCTTTTGTAGAAAACATAATGTGAAATATTGCAAGTGGAGCACCTTTCCCTAAATGTGTTCACACGCAAACATAGCAGTGGAATGCATTGTTGTCATCCTCTTCTTAAACACTTGACTTGATATTGCTTGAATccactgaggaactggtgcaagaTGCTGAAAAAACAATGTATGTAAATGACTGAAAGTTCAAAATCTTCCAGCGATTTGCATTATTTTAGAATACAAATGTTTCTGCTACTTTTTTTTGAGGTAATTttttatcattttttaaaataaatccttATGGTCCAAACTAGTCTATTTTTGTGGGATTGATGGAGCTGGATTAATTAACAATCTGCAGCATTGTATTGACATTGACTAAAGGAATGGACAAATGTGATCTGACGTAGTGGCATTGACAATAGGGACATGGCCCACTGACATCTATTGTAATATCTTCAGCTCGCCAGTTGCCCTAAGTCTCAATTTTGACATTGTAGCGTGATAGACctgttaggccattcagtcccacAGTGCTGCTTTAATAAGGTCATGGCAGATCTTTTACATCATTGGCTTTCCTTGATGTTTCCCAGTGACCCAAAGATTAATCTTGAATGATAACGGACTAGCTGTAGACccgaggtggagagggagagattctTAAAGGCATTCAAGCCACAGCAAGATAATTTAATGAAGATGTGTGGCACAATTTTTTTACAGGGTAGTGGGGACATAGAATGCATTGCcatggtggtggtgaaggcagatatggaatttaagaggcttttaaatagctacatggaagtgcagggaatcgaaggatatggatcatgtacaggcaggtgagatcagtttaactctgcatcatgttcggcacaaacattgtggactgaagggccttttcctgtgctgcactgttctatgactCGAATATCagaaaattactagactaagtgtgggggggggggggggctggtcccccaacgcaatattccgcctctccaccaattccaatattggtggcctgtgggggggggggggtgtggctttctggagcgctggtatgggtgttgttggctgcaaggcctactggtctccagagggctagtatggacattgtgggccaaatggattcttgggctggcagctcagtccctcaagcctgatgtgctggcagctcactcacaactggtgggctggcagttgactcacggctattccttgaaattccgtttcaagcagagtgcaaggccaccaaattcaaatccattttcctaccatttcaagcagggtgcaaggccaccaaattcaaatgcagtttccaaccacttcaagcagggtgcaaggccaccaaattcaagtgcagtttcataccacttcaagcagggtgcaaggccaccaaattcaagtgccgtttcataccatttcaaggagggtgcaaggctaccaaattcaaatgcagtttcataccatttcatgcagggtgcaacaacaccacattcaaatgcagtttcataccatttcatgcaggatgcaaggccaccacattcaaatgcagtttcataccatttcaagcagggtgaaaccaccataaaccacacaaaacaccacactcacagttcagtagacattcagtgttcagttgattcacagctcagacagagtagtgacctctcccccccccccccccccccccccccctctcccccatcatgcagagactgagccacacccacactttcgttttttataatccctccccctcccaccggaaaaggtgtggccttcatggcgtgattgacaggagagagattctcaacattttttaaacactaaaaacatttttatttttcattgatgggaagaatcctctgcacctgatgagcggagggggactgagtaagatggccaaaaatcacagccgtaagtggtagcgttttatctaaaatcaatatagttcaaacaggaagttgtcaagtttagacaaacaaccatttgcagtgccttttcacttcaacccaaaacccccaaacaaccatttgcagtgcctttttacttcaacccaaaacccccaatcaaccatttgcagtgcctttttactttaacccaaaacccccaatctaccatttgcactgccttttcacttcaacccaaaacccccaaacaaccatttgcagtgcctttttacttcaacccaaaacccccaatcaaccatttgcagtgcttttttacttcaacccaaaacccccaaacaaccatttgcactgcctttttacttcaaccccaaacaaccatttgcactgcctttttacttcaaccccaaacccccaaacaaccatttgcagtgcctttttacttcaaccccaaaCCCCCAATCTACCATTTGCACTGCCTTTTTACttaacccaaaacccccaaacaaccatttgcactgcctttttacttcaaccccaaacaaccatttgcagtgcctttttacttcaacccaagacCCTCTCGCttcttccatcttgcagagactgagtgaggcacaccacttccgggtttatagtccctcccccctcccaccagcaggggcagcagagagaatggtgaaatttttttaaacattaatatctctccgatttttcatcgatgagtaAAATCGTCTGGTCCAGTCTggcggaggggagctctgagcgaggtggccaaaaatgatggccgtaagtggcgccgttctctcgaaaatcacatcgcagtgtcagaagcggtcaagatcttacttttagtaacatagatAGATGAAACGGGAGGCCATATAGCCCAATACGTTCACGTCAGCCAAAAAAGTAGTTGTTTAGTATAACTACCACTTCCTAGTGATGTCATAACTCTGTCCTTATCTGGGTACTCTTTGTAAAGGTGAGGGTTTCTGCTTCTGCCTTCGGAGTAGGTTCCTTCCAACTATGGGTGAGGAAAATGGTGGGAAACATTCCTTCTCTTGCTGActctaattaattaatttaattcagaGTTTTATATAACTTTATCATGCTGATATATTTAGTGTGTCTGCCAAAAGATtaagtattttaaatgctttcTTAATCCCAACCcctagaaacatttaaaaataggtgcaggaataggcctttcaagccagcaccgtcatatgatcaaggctgatcatctaaaatatgtatccctttcctgctttttccccatatcccttgattcctttagccctaagagctaaatctaactctcttgaaaacatccagcgaattggcctgcactgccttatgtggcagagaagtccacagattcacacctctctgggtgaataagtttttcctcatcccagtcctaaatggcctacctcttattcttaaactgtgaaccctggttctggactcgcccatcatcgggaccatttttcctgcatctggcctgtccaatcctttaagaattttatatgtttctataagatctcctcaaatccttctaaattccagtgaatacatgccctgtcgccccattctttcttcatatgtcagtcccaccatccggggaattaacctggtgaacctgcgctgcactccctcaatagcaataatgtccttcctcaaattaagagaccaaaattgcacacgatactccaggtgtggtctcaccagggccctatacaactgcagtaggacctccttgctccgaaaTTCAAATCGTcatgcaatgaaggtcaacatagctttcttcactgcctgctgtacttgcatgttttctttcagtgactgatgtacaagcacaccaaggtctcgttgtacctcccctttttgtaatctgacaccattcagataataatctgccttcttgttcttgccaccaaagtggataacctcacatttatccacattatactgcatctgcccactcgcccaacctattcagatcaccctgcagcctcatatcatcctcatcacagctcacactgccacccagctttgtctcatccgcaaacttggagatgtcacatttaattccctcgtctaaattgttaatatatatatatatatattgtaaataactggggtcccagcaccgagccttgcggcatcccactagtcactgcctgccattctgaaaaggacctgtttattccttctctctgcttcctgtctgccaaccaattctctatcctgttactgctttccaaatgcgctgctataacatctttaataatcgactcaaacaTCTTCCCCAGTACTGATGCAAGGCtatctggtctataattcactgttttctctctccctcctttcttaaaaagtgagttatattggctaccctccagtccacaggaactgatccgggATTCCTATGTTCCTCCATGTGACTCGCTCATCATGCCTTCGTTTGCTCTGCCTAAACCTTGCACTTCAATGCATTGAATTCCATTTATTATTTTTGTTCCCATCTTGTCAAATGATAGATTCATGCAACCTAGAAGTTCTCTCCATGTGGCCAATTTTGGTTCAGCAGCAAACTGTTCAATTGTGGCCCATTGTGTGTTCTACCACACACggcgcctcaggaaggccgtcagcatccatcaagactcctcacacccttgtaatggactgttcaaactacttccctccggcaaacgttacaaggccttctatgcacGAACCTCCAAACTCAGGGACAGCtacattcccagagctatagcggctcggaaaccggccctgctgagtgccccccaccccccctggactgtctccctcggatggtcacgtcgcacagacacatctgtac from Leucoraja erinacea ecotype New England chromosome 13, Leri_hhj_1, whole genome shotgun sequence includes these protein-coding regions:
- the LOC129703011 gene encoding non-histone chromosomal protein HMG-14-like isoform X2, yielding MPRKQTSDTVADKSPPPILMQLRKRQTKQTDEIPIKKATTQKKTKTRAKANPPQANQEAKEDSVPSENGERKNNEVPAAGETETKSE
- the LOC129703011 gene encoding non-histone chromosomal protein HMG-14-like isoform X1 codes for the protein MPRKQQTSDTVADKSPPPILMQLRKRQTKQTDEIPIKKATTQKKTKTRAKANPPQANQEAKEDSVPSENGERKNNEVPAAGETETKSE